A section of the Raphanus sativus cultivar WK10039 unplaced genomic scaffold, ASM80110v3 Scaffold0847, whole genome shotgun sequence genome encodes:
- the LOC108822954 gene encoding protein TIFY 5A → MEKNCDLELRLFPTSSTDSDTSVVESRSSGNSLPKEEESQRITIFYNGKMCVSSNVTNLQAKSIISIASREMEERSSSNGSDPRNRLTRLHHHQLPNPKASMKRSLQSFLQKRRMRIQATSPYHQHSRR, encoded by the exons ATGGAGAAAAACTGCGACTTGGAACTTCGTCTCTTTCCAACATCCTCTACCGATTCAGACACCTC TGTGGTAGAATCAAGAAGCTCTGGAAATTCACTACCAAAGGAAGAAGAATCTCAGAGGATTACAATTTTCTACAATGGAAAAATGTGTGTTTCTTCGAATGTTACCAATCTTCAG GCTAAATCTATAATATCGATCGCGAGTAGAGAAATGGAAGAAAGGTCATCCTCAAACGGGTCGGATCCTCGGAACAGGTTGACCCGATTACATCATCATCAGCTTCCGAATCCAAAGGCTTCAATGAAAAGATCTCTCCAAAGTTTTCTTCAGAAACGGCGGATGCGAATTCAAGCCACTTCACCTTACCATCAGCATTCACGCcgatag